A DNA window from Solanum lycopersicum chromosome 3, SLM_r2.1 contains the following coding sequences:
- the Lemir gene encoding miraculin precursor yields MKINQLFFPFLILAISFNSLLSSAAESPPEVVDIDGKILRTGVDYYILPVVRGRGGGLTMDSIGDKMCPLDAVVQEHNEIDQGLPLTFTPVDPKKGVIRESTDLNIIFSANSICVQTTQWKLDDFDETTGQYFITLGGDQGNPGVETISNWFKIEKYDRDYKLLYCPTVCDFCKVICRDIGIFIQDGVRRLALSDVPFKVMFKKA; encoded by the coding sequence CTCCTCAGCTGCTGAATCCCCACCGGAAGTAGTCGACATTGATGGAAAGATACTCCGTACAGGCGTCGATTACTACATTTTACCGGTGGTACGTGGCAGAGGTGGTGGACTCACCATGGACAGTATTGGTGATAAAATGTGTCCACTTGATGCTGTTGTCCAAGAACATAATGAGATTGATCAAGGCCTCCCATTGACATTCACACCCGTTGATCCAAAGAAAGGTGTGATTCGCGAATCGACTGATTTAAACATCATTTTTTCAGCAAATTCTATTTGTGTTCAAACAACACAATGGAAGCTAGATGACTTTGATGAAACAACAGGACAATACTTTATTACGCTTGGTGGAGATCAAGGAAACCCTGGTGTGGAAACTATAAGTAATTGGTTCAAGATTGAGAAATACGATCGCGATTATAAGCTGCTATATTGTCCTACAGTATGTGATTTCTGCAAAGTCATTTGTAGAGATATTGGCATATTCATTCAGGATGGAGTTAGACGTTTGGCTTTGAGTGATGTCCCATTTAAGGTCATGTTTAAGAAAGCTTAG